A genome region from Salarias fasciatus unplaced genomic scaffold, fSalaFa1.1, whole genome shotgun sequence includes the following:
- the LOC115385587 gene encoding epidermal growth factor receptor substrate 15-like 1 isoform X2 — MEGGGSVPAATGKMAALTSLTQLSSGNAIYESFYRQVDPGNSGRVGPTEAAVFLKKSGLPDSTLGKIWDLADPDGKGFLDRQGFYVALRLVACAQSGQEVGVASLGLTVPPPKFENSAAEFYWAVRPEEKQKFDGIFDSLLPVAGLLSGDKVKPVLINSKLPLDVLGKVWDLSDIDKDGHLDRDEFAVAMHLVYRALEKEPVPPVLPPSLVPLSKRKRSLSLISSSVSPSPPPPKDSLRSTPSHGSMTSLNSAGSLSPKHPLKTGQHSVNWVVPVSERGRYDDIFLKTDADLDGFVSGLEVKDIFMQSGLSQNVLAHIWSLSDTRQQGKLTREQFSLAMHLIQQKVLKNLDPPQTLSPDMVPPSERSVSGYVTPVGSDMAAEMRRDSSSSVGSGEFCSVKEPDDISQEIAQLQREKFSLEQDIRDMEDTIRHKTAEVQDMQSDLDRETSVLQDLEAQKQDAQDRLDDMDQQKHKLEDMLDQVRIKVQEESQMISSLQNQIRCQETDLQNQEDELSRAQLDLDRLHQEEEQLAQNLAAGKVQLETIIKSLKATQDQIHQARSKLSQIQDSQQDVSRSMEQSLNGTHGGSMTNLADMSEPDRAQDDPFQGKPSVFHSQPQEVYADPFQNQDPFRTDPFKGDPFQNEPTPGTDPFGGDPFKESDPFQTSSEDFFKKSSKLDPFSSPDPFSKSSTLPLKAGPNRDSGSDPFCSSQSRTRGTDLFGTLDPFGTGSFSSGSTGFADFSHMIKEPEGRTGWQPDFQKSIFDTPALPPKKSIPPRPKPPSGKTTPVTAEHPKPGDPFQPFRGDAVDPFQIKKSLGDPFSGKDPFAPAPRPDKTKLGNEAQQLEWAKRESERAERERLKRLRQQEQEDLELAIALSKAEMSNT; from the exons CTGTCGAGTGGGAACGCCATCTATGAATCCTTCTACAGACAG GTGGATCCCGGCAACTCCGGCCGAGTGGGACCGACGGAGGCCGCCGTCTTCCTCAAGAAGTCCGGCCTTCCCGACAGCACGCTGGGAAAA ATCTGGGACCTGGCGGACCCTGACGGGAAGGGCTTCCTGGACAGGCAGGGCTTCTACGTGGCGTTGCGGCTGGTGGCGTGCGCCCAGAGCGGgcaggaagtgggcgtggccagccTGGGCCTGACCGTCCCGCCCCCTAAGTTT gagAACAGCGCTGCCGAGTTCTACTGGGCCGTCAGG CcggaggagaagcagaagtTTGACGGGATCTTCGACAGCCTGCTTCCTGTCGCCGGACTGCTGTCGGGGGACAAAGTCAAACCCGTCCTCATCAACTCCAAGCTGCCTCTGGACGTCCTGGGGAAGGTGTGGGACCTCAGCGACATCGATAAAGACGGACACCTGGACAGAGACGAGTTTGCGGTG GCGATGCACCTTGTCTACCGGGCCCTGGAGAAGGAGCCCGTCCCGCCCGTCCTCCCCCCGTCCCTGGTCCCGCTGtccaagaggaagaggagtctgTCCCTGATCAGCAGCTCGGTGTCCCCCAGTCCTCCGCCGCCCAAAGACTCCCTGAGGTCCACCCCGTCCCACGGCAGCATGACGTCCCTCAACAGCGCCGGCAGTCTGTCCCCCAAGCACCCCCTGAAGACTGGACAG CACTCGGTGAACTGGGTGGTCCCCGTCTCCGAGCGCGGTCGCTACGACGACATCTTCCTGAAGACGGACGCTGACCTGGACGGCTTCGTGAGCGGCCTGGAAGTGAAGGACATCTTCATGCAGTCCGGACTGTCCCAGAACGTCCTGGCTCACATCTG GTCTCTGTCGGACACCCGCCAGCAGGGGAAGCTGACCCGGGAGCAGTTCTCTCTGGCCATGCACCTGATCCAGCAGAAGGTCCTGAAGAACCTGGACCCGCCCCAGACCCTGAGCCCGGACATGGTCCCCCCGTCCGAGAGG agtGTGTCTGGCTACGTGACTCCAGTCGGATCAGACATGGCAGCAGAGATGAGACGG GACAGTTCCAGCTCGGTGGGTTCTGGAGAGTTCTGCAGCGTCAAGGAACCCGACGACATCAGCCAGGAGATCGCCCAGCTGCAGAG ggagaAGTTCTCATTGGAGCAGGACATCCGGGACATGGAGGACACCATCAGACACAAGACTGCAGAAGTCCAG GACATGCAGAGCGACCTGGACCGGGAGACGTccgtcctccaggacctggaggcTCAGAAACAGGACGCCCAGGACCGCCTGGACGACATGGACCAGCAGAAACACAAGCTGGAGGACATGCTGGACCAGGTCCGGATCAaggtccaggaggagtcccAGATG ATCTcctccctgcagaaccagatccgCTGTCAGGAGAcggacctgcagaaccaggaggacgAGCTGAGCCGGGcccagctggacctggaccggctgcaccaggaggaggagcagctggcccAGAACCTGGCCGCCGGCAAGGTCCAGCTGGAGACCATCATCAAGTCCCTGAAGGCCACGCAGGACCAGATCCACCAG GCCCGCAGCAAGCTGTCCCAGATCCAGGACAGCCAGCAGGACGTGTCCCGCAGCATGGAGCAGTCCCTGAACGGGACGCACGGCGGGAGCATGACCAACCTGGCCGACATGAGCGAGCCGGACCGGGCCCAG GACGACCCGTTCCAGGGGAAACCCTCAGTGTTCCACAGCCAGCCCCAGGAGGTCTACGCCGACCCCTTCCAGAACCAGGACCCCTTCAGAACCGACCCCTTCAAAG GCGACCCGTTTCAGAACGAGCCCACCCCGGGAACAG ACCCGTTCGGCGGAGACCCGTTCAAGGAGTCGGACCCGTTCCAGACCTCTTCAGAGGACTTCTTCAAGAAGTCCAGCAAGCTGGACCCGTTCTCCAGTCCAGACCCGTTCAGCAAAAGCTCCACGTTACCGTTAAAAGCGGGCCCAAACCGGGACTCCGGCTCCGACCCGTTCTGTTCCagccagtccagaaccagagggaCAG ACCTCTTTGGAACCTTGGACCCGTTCGGGACCGGCTCGTTCAGCAGCGGCTCGACCGGATTCGCCGACTTCAGTCACATGATCAAAGAACCTGAGGGGAGAACCGGCTGGCAGCCCGACTTCCAGAAG TCCATCTTTGACACTCCGGCTCTTCCTCCGAAGAAAAGCATTCCTCCGAGGCCCAAACCGCCCAGTG GTAAGACCACTCCGGTAACGGCGGAGCACCCCAAACCAGGAGACCCCTTCCAGCCGTTCCGCGGCGACGCCGTCGATCCGTTCCAGATCAAGAAGTCTCTGGGAGACCCCTTCAGCGGGAAAGACCCCTTCGCCCCAGCTCCAA GACCTGACAAAACCAAG CTGGGGAACGAGGCCCAGCAGCTGGAGTGGGCGAAGCGGGAGAGCGAGCGGGCCGAGCGAGAGCGGCTGAAGCGCCTccggcagcaggagcaggaggacctggagctggCCATCGCCCTGAGCAAGGCGGAGATGTCCAACACGTGA
- the LOC115385587 gene encoding epidermal growth factor receptor substrate 15-like 1 isoform X1: MEGGGSVPAATGKMAALTSLTQLSSGNAIYESFYRQVDPGNSGRVGPTEAAVFLKKSGLPDSTLGKIWDLADPDGKGFLDRQGFYVALRLVACAQSGQEVGVASLGLTVPPPKFENSAAEFYWAVRPEEKQKFDGIFDSLLPVAGLLSGDKVKPVLINSKLPLDVLGKVWDLSDIDKDGHLDRDEFAVAMHLVYRALEKEPVPPVLPPSLVPLSKRKRSLSLISSSVSPSPPPPKDSLRSTPSHGSMTSLNSAGSLSPKHPLKTGQHSVNWVVPVSERGRYDDIFLKTDADLDGFVSGLEVKDIFMQSGLSQNVLAHIWSLSDTRQQGKLTREQFSLAMHLIQQKVLKNLDPPQTLSPDMVPPSERSVSGYVTPVGSDMAAEMRRDSSSSVGSGEFCSVKEPDDISQEIAQLQREKFSLEQDIRDMEDTIRHKTAEVQDMQSDLDRETSVLQDLEAQKQDAQDRLDDMDQQKHKLEDMLDQVRIKVQEESQMISSLQNQIRCQETDLQNQEDELSRAQLDLDRLHQEEEQLAQNLAAGKVQLETIIKSLKATQDQIHQARSKLSQIQDSQQDVSRSMEQSLNGTHGGSMTNLADMSEPDRAQDDPFQGKPSVFHSQPQEVYADPFQNQDPFRTDPFKGSPVLRFLCGPHVPSSPSGPHVLRCLSLGDPFQNEPTPGTDPFGGDPFKESDPFQTSSEDFFKKSSKLDPFSSPDPFSKSSTLPLKAGPNRDSGSDPFCSSQSRTRGTDLFGTLDPFGTGSFSSGSTGFADFSHMIKEPEGRTGWQPDFQKSIFDTPALPPKKSIPPRPKPPSGKTTPVTAEHPKPGDPFQPFRGDAVDPFQIKKSLGDPFSGKDPFAPAPRPDKTKLGNEAQQLEWAKRESERAERERLKRLRQQEQEDLELAIALSKAEMSNT, translated from the exons CTGTCGAGTGGGAACGCCATCTATGAATCCTTCTACAGACAG GTGGATCCCGGCAACTCCGGCCGAGTGGGACCGACGGAGGCCGCCGTCTTCCTCAAGAAGTCCGGCCTTCCCGACAGCACGCTGGGAAAA ATCTGGGACCTGGCGGACCCTGACGGGAAGGGCTTCCTGGACAGGCAGGGCTTCTACGTGGCGTTGCGGCTGGTGGCGTGCGCCCAGAGCGGgcaggaagtgggcgtggccagccTGGGCCTGACCGTCCCGCCCCCTAAGTTT gagAACAGCGCTGCCGAGTTCTACTGGGCCGTCAGG CcggaggagaagcagaagtTTGACGGGATCTTCGACAGCCTGCTTCCTGTCGCCGGACTGCTGTCGGGGGACAAAGTCAAACCCGTCCTCATCAACTCCAAGCTGCCTCTGGACGTCCTGGGGAAGGTGTGGGACCTCAGCGACATCGATAAAGACGGACACCTGGACAGAGACGAGTTTGCGGTG GCGATGCACCTTGTCTACCGGGCCCTGGAGAAGGAGCCCGTCCCGCCCGTCCTCCCCCCGTCCCTGGTCCCGCTGtccaagaggaagaggagtctgTCCCTGATCAGCAGCTCGGTGTCCCCCAGTCCTCCGCCGCCCAAAGACTCCCTGAGGTCCACCCCGTCCCACGGCAGCATGACGTCCCTCAACAGCGCCGGCAGTCTGTCCCCCAAGCACCCCCTGAAGACTGGACAG CACTCGGTGAACTGGGTGGTCCCCGTCTCCGAGCGCGGTCGCTACGACGACATCTTCCTGAAGACGGACGCTGACCTGGACGGCTTCGTGAGCGGCCTGGAAGTGAAGGACATCTTCATGCAGTCCGGACTGTCCCAGAACGTCCTGGCTCACATCTG GTCTCTGTCGGACACCCGCCAGCAGGGGAAGCTGACCCGGGAGCAGTTCTCTCTGGCCATGCACCTGATCCAGCAGAAGGTCCTGAAGAACCTGGACCCGCCCCAGACCCTGAGCCCGGACATGGTCCCCCCGTCCGAGAGG agtGTGTCTGGCTACGTGACTCCAGTCGGATCAGACATGGCAGCAGAGATGAGACGG GACAGTTCCAGCTCGGTGGGTTCTGGAGAGTTCTGCAGCGTCAAGGAACCCGACGACATCAGCCAGGAGATCGCCCAGCTGCAGAG ggagaAGTTCTCATTGGAGCAGGACATCCGGGACATGGAGGACACCATCAGACACAAGACTGCAGAAGTCCAG GACATGCAGAGCGACCTGGACCGGGAGACGTccgtcctccaggacctggaggcTCAGAAACAGGACGCCCAGGACCGCCTGGACGACATGGACCAGCAGAAACACAAGCTGGAGGACATGCTGGACCAGGTCCGGATCAaggtccaggaggagtcccAGATG ATCTcctccctgcagaaccagatccgCTGTCAGGAGAcggacctgcagaaccaggaggacgAGCTGAGCCGGGcccagctggacctggaccggctgcaccaggaggaggagcagctggcccAGAACCTGGCCGCCGGCAAGGTCCAGCTGGAGACCATCATCAAGTCCCTGAAGGCCACGCAGGACCAGATCCACCAG GCCCGCAGCAAGCTGTCCCAGATCCAGGACAGCCAGCAGGACGTGTCCCGCAGCATGGAGCAGTCCCTGAACGGGACGCACGGCGGGAGCATGACCAACCTGGCCGACATGAGCGAGCCGGACCGGGCCCAG GACGACCCGTTCCAGGGGAAACCCTCAGTGTTCCACAGCCAGCCCCAGGAGGTCTACGCCGACCCCTTCCAGAACCAGGACCCCTTCAGAACCGACCCCTTCAAAGGTTCTCCTGTCCTCAGGTTCCTCTGTGGTCCACACGTCCCCTCGTCCCCCTCTGGTCCTCATGTTCTCCGCTGTCTCTCTTTAGGCGACCCGTTTCAGAACGAGCCCACCCCGGGAACAG ACCCGTTCGGCGGAGACCCGTTCAAGGAGTCGGACCCGTTCCAGACCTCTTCAGAGGACTTCTTCAAGAAGTCCAGCAAGCTGGACCCGTTCTCCAGTCCAGACCCGTTCAGCAAAAGCTCCACGTTACCGTTAAAAGCGGGCCCAAACCGGGACTCCGGCTCCGACCCGTTCTGTTCCagccagtccagaaccagagggaCAG ACCTCTTTGGAACCTTGGACCCGTTCGGGACCGGCTCGTTCAGCAGCGGCTCGACCGGATTCGCCGACTTCAGTCACATGATCAAAGAACCTGAGGGGAGAACCGGCTGGCAGCCCGACTTCCAGAAG TCCATCTTTGACACTCCGGCTCTTCCTCCGAAGAAAAGCATTCCTCCGAGGCCCAAACCGCCCAGTG GTAAGACCACTCCGGTAACGGCGGAGCACCCCAAACCAGGAGACCCCTTCCAGCCGTTCCGCGGCGACGCCGTCGATCCGTTCCAGATCAAGAAGTCTCTGGGAGACCCCTTCAGCGGGAAAGACCCCTTCGCCCCAGCTCCAA GACCTGACAAAACCAAG CTGGGGAACGAGGCCCAGCAGCTGGAGTGGGCGAAGCGGGAGAGCGAGCGGGCCGAGCGAGAGCGGCTGAAGCGCCTccggcagcaggagcaggaggacctggagctggCCATCGCCCTGAGCAAGGCGGAGATGTCCAACACGTGA
- the LOC115385587 gene encoding epidermal growth factor receptor substrate 15-like 1 isoform X3: MHLVYRALEKEPVPPVLPPSLVPLSKRKRSLSLISSSVSPSPPPPKDSLRSTPSHGSMTSLNSAGSLSPKHPLKTGQHSVNWVVPVSERGRYDDIFLKTDADLDGFVSGLEVKDIFMQSGLSQNVLAHIWSLSDTRQQGKLTREQFSLAMHLIQQKVLKNLDPPQTLSPDMVPPSERSVSGYVTPVGSDMAAEMRRDSSSSVGSGEFCSVKEPDDISQEIAQLQREKFSLEQDIRDMEDTIRHKTAEVQDMQSDLDRETSVLQDLEAQKQDAQDRLDDMDQQKHKLEDMLDQVRIKVQEESQMISSLQNQIRCQETDLQNQEDELSRAQLDLDRLHQEEEQLAQNLAAGKVQLETIIKSLKATQDQIHQARSKLSQIQDSQQDVSRSMEQSLNGTHGGSMTNLADMSEPDRAQDDPFQGKPSVFHSQPQEVYADPFQNQDPFRTDPFKGSPVLRFLCGPHVPSSPSGPHVLRCLSLGDPFQNEPTPGTDPFGGDPFKESDPFQTSSEDFFKKSSKLDPFSSPDPFSKSSTLPLKAGPNRDSGSDPFCSSQSRTRGTDLFGTLDPFGTGSFSSGSTGFADFSHMIKEPEGRTGWQPDFQKSIFDTPALPPKKSIPPRPKPPSGKTTPVTAEHPKPGDPFQPFRGDAVDPFQIKKSLGDPFSGKDPFAPAPRPDKTKLGNEAQQLEWAKRESERAERERLKRLRQQEQEDLELAIALSKAEMSNT; encoded by the exons ATGCACCTTGTCTACCGGGCCCTGGAGAAGGAGCCCGTCCCGCCCGTCCTCCCCCCGTCCCTGGTCCCGCTGtccaagaggaagaggagtctgTCCCTGATCAGCAGCTCGGTGTCCCCCAGTCCTCCGCCGCCCAAAGACTCCCTGAGGTCCACCCCGTCCCACGGCAGCATGACGTCCCTCAACAGCGCCGGCAGTCTGTCCCCCAAGCACCCCCTGAAGACTGGACAG CACTCGGTGAACTGGGTGGTCCCCGTCTCCGAGCGCGGTCGCTACGACGACATCTTCCTGAAGACGGACGCTGACCTGGACGGCTTCGTGAGCGGCCTGGAAGTGAAGGACATCTTCATGCAGTCCGGACTGTCCCAGAACGTCCTGGCTCACATCTG GTCTCTGTCGGACACCCGCCAGCAGGGGAAGCTGACCCGGGAGCAGTTCTCTCTGGCCATGCACCTGATCCAGCAGAAGGTCCTGAAGAACCTGGACCCGCCCCAGACCCTGAGCCCGGACATGGTCCCCCCGTCCGAGAGG agtGTGTCTGGCTACGTGACTCCAGTCGGATCAGACATGGCAGCAGAGATGAGACGG GACAGTTCCAGCTCGGTGGGTTCTGGAGAGTTCTGCAGCGTCAAGGAACCCGACGACATCAGCCAGGAGATCGCCCAGCTGCAGAG ggagaAGTTCTCATTGGAGCAGGACATCCGGGACATGGAGGACACCATCAGACACAAGACTGCAGAAGTCCAG GACATGCAGAGCGACCTGGACCGGGAGACGTccgtcctccaggacctggaggcTCAGAAACAGGACGCCCAGGACCGCCTGGACGACATGGACCAGCAGAAACACAAGCTGGAGGACATGCTGGACCAGGTCCGGATCAaggtccaggaggagtcccAGATG ATCTcctccctgcagaaccagatccgCTGTCAGGAGAcggacctgcagaaccaggaggacgAGCTGAGCCGGGcccagctggacctggaccggctgcaccaggaggaggagcagctggcccAGAACCTGGCCGCCGGCAAGGTCCAGCTGGAGACCATCATCAAGTCCCTGAAGGCCACGCAGGACCAGATCCACCAG GCCCGCAGCAAGCTGTCCCAGATCCAGGACAGCCAGCAGGACGTGTCCCGCAGCATGGAGCAGTCCCTGAACGGGACGCACGGCGGGAGCATGACCAACCTGGCCGACATGAGCGAGCCGGACCGGGCCCAG GACGACCCGTTCCAGGGGAAACCCTCAGTGTTCCACAGCCAGCCCCAGGAGGTCTACGCCGACCCCTTCCAGAACCAGGACCCCTTCAGAACCGACCCCTTCAAAGGTTCTCCTGTCCTCAGGTTCCTCTGTGGTCCACACGTCCCCTCGTCCCCCTCTGGTCCTCATGTTCTCCGCTGTCTCTCTTTAGGCGACCCGTTTCAGAACGAGCCCACCCCGGGAACAG ACCCGTTCGGCGGAGACCCGTTCAAGGAGTCGGACCCGTTCCAGACCTCTTCAGAGGACTTCTTCAAGAAGTCCAGCAAGCTGGACCCGTTCTCCAGTCCAGACCCGTTCAGCAAAAGCTCCACGTTACCGTTAAAAGCGGGCCCAAACCGGGACTCCGGCTCCGACCCGTTCTGTTCCagccagtccagaaccagagggaCAG ACCTCTTTGGAACCTTGGACCCGTTCGGGACCGGCTCGTTCAGCAGCGGCTCGACCGGATTCGCCGACTTCAGTCACATGATCAAAGAACCTGAGGGGAGAACCGGCTGGCAGCCCGACTTCCAGAAG TCCATCTTTGACACTCCGGCTCTTCCTCCGAAGAAAAGCATTCCTCCGAGGCCCAAACCGCCCAGTG GTAAGACCACTCCGGTAACGGCGGAGCACCCCAAACCAGGAGACCCCTTCCAGCCGTTCCGCGGCGACGCCGTCGATCCGTTCCAGATCAAGAAGTCTCTGGGAGACCCCTTCAGCGGGAAAGACCCCTTCGCCCCAGCTCCAA GACCTGACAAAACCAAG CTGGGGAACGAGGCCCAGCAGCTGGAGTGGGCGAAGCGGGAGAGCGAGCGGGCCGAGCGAGAGCGGCTGAAGCGCCTccggcagcaggagcaggaggacctggagctggCCATCGCCCTGAGCAAGGCGGAGATGTCCAACACGTGA